A DNA window from Halorubrum sp. DM2 contains the following coding sequences:
- a CDS encoding ABC transporter ATP-binding protein has product MSSDAPDADEVAGSVDVADAEEVAESVDAAAAVDEPEANDSEVEEAAKHVPSGSPPLRVEGLVKRFGGVTAVDGASFEVESGSLTGLIGPNGAGKSTTFNCITGVHEPTAGKVYFEGEDVTGLKPYQIARKGLVRTFQIARELSEMTVLENLMLAPQGQLGESAIRAVTPGLRSAVIEEETALRERAWETLEFFEIDHLAHEHAGNLSGGQRKLLEMARVLMTDPEMVLLDEPLAGVNPTLEEKLLDRIHQLRADGYTFLLVEHDMDVIMNNCERVIVMHQGSVLAEGTGDEIRNDERVIEAYLGEDL; this is encoded by the coding sequence ATGAGTAGCGACGCGCCCGACGCGGACGAGGTCGCCGGGTCCGTCGACGTCGCCGACGCAGAGGAGGTCGCCGAGTCGGTCGACGCCGCGGCCGCCGTCGACGAACCGGAGGCGAACGACAGCGAGGTCGAGGAGGCGGCGAAACACGTGCCGTCCGGGTCGCCGCCGCTCCGCGTGGAGGGGCTGGTGAAGCGGTTCGGCGGCGTCACCGCCGTCGACGGGGCCTCCTTCGAGGTCGAGTCCGGGTCGCTCACCGGGCTCATTGGCCCGAACGGCGCGGGGAAATCGACCACGTTCAACTGTATCACGGGCGTCCACGAGCCGACCGCCGGAAAGGTGTACTTCGAGGGCGAGGACGTTACGGGGCTCAAACCGTACCAGATCGCGCGGAAGGGGCTGGTCCGGACGTTCCAGATCGCCCGCGAGCTCTCCGAGATGACCGTCTTGGAGAACCTGATGCTCGCGCCGCAGGGGCAGCTCGGTGAGTCCGCGATCCGTGCCGTGACGCCCGGCCTCCGGAGCGCGGTGATCGAGGAGGAGACCGCGCTGCGCGAGCGGGCGTGGGAGACGCTGGAGTTCTTCGAGATCGACCACCTCGCGCACGAGCACGCGGGGAACCTCTCCGGCGGCCAGCGGAAGCTGCTGGAGATGGCCCGCGTGCTGATGACCGACCCCGAGATGGTGCTGCTCGACGAGCCGCTCGCCGGGGTCAACCCGACCTTGGAGGAGAAGCTCTTAGACCGGATCCACCAGCTTCGCGCGGACGGCTACACCTTCCTGCTCGTCGAACACGACATGGACGTCATCATGAACAACTGTGAACGCGTCATCGTCATGCATCAGGGCAGCGTGCTCGCCGAGGGGACCGGCGACGAGATACGGAACGACGAGCGGGTCATCGAGGCCTACCTGGGGGAGGACCTATGA
- a CDS encoding ABC transporter ATP-binding protein has protein sequence MTADATDDARAADAEADSNAETEADPETGTDSDADATAGTTHAIDGDAILRIRDLDAGYGDLQILSDVVLDVADEEYVTIVGPNGAGKSTVMKTVFGLTTHMGGTVEFEGEPIHGLAPEQIIREGIGFVPQNDNVFPGLSVRENLEMGAYILDEVPEDQIEAVYDRFPILRERSEQKAGTLSGGQRQMVAMGRALMLDPDLLLLDEPSAGLAPDLVSDMFDRIDRINESGTAVLMVEQNAKEALRRCDRGYVLVNGGNRYTDRGDVLLADEDVRRDFLGG, from the coding sequence ATGACCGCCGACGCCACGGACGACGCCCGAGCAGCGGACGCGGAGGCGGACTCGAACGCGGAGACCGAAGCCGATCCGGAGACCGGAACTGACTCGGACGCCGACGCGACCGCCGGGACGACCCACGCGATCGACGGCGACGCGATACTGCGGATCCGCGATCTGGACGCCGGCTACGGCGACCTCCAGATCCTCTCGGACGTGGTCCTCGACGTCGCCGACGAGGAGTACGTGACCATTGTCGGCCCCAACGGGGCCGGCAAGTCGACCGTGATGAAGACGGTCTTCGGACTCACGACCCACATGGGCGGCACCGTCGAGTTCGAGGGCGAGCCGATCCACGGGCTCGCGCCCGAGCAGATCATCCGCGAGGGGATCGGGTTCGTCCCGCAGAACGACAACGTCTTCCCCGGACTCAGCGTCCGCGAGAACCTCGAAATGGGCGCGTACATCCTCGACGAGGTGCCCGAAGACCAGATCGAGGCGGTCTACGACCGGTTCCCCATCCTCCGCGAGCGCAGCGAGCAGAAGGCGGGGACGCTCTCGGGCGGCCAGCGGCAGATGGTCGCGATGGGGCGGGCGCTCATGCTCGACCCCGATCTGCTGTTGCTCGACGAGCCGTCGGCCGGACTCGCGCCCGACCTCGTCTCCGACATGTTCGACCGGATCGACCGGATCAACGAGAGCGGGACGGCGGTGCTGATGGTCGAGCAGAACGCGAAGGAGGCGCTCCGTCGCTGCGACCGCGGCTACGTGCTGGTGAACGGCGGGAACCGGTACACCGACCGCGGCGACGTGCTGCTCGCCGACGAGGACGTGCGGCGCGACTTCCTCGGGGGATAG
- a CDS encoding ABC transporter substrate-binding protein encodes MTRRIQRRDVLRGAGAVGIAGIAGCSTESGDGGDGSDGGDGMDGGDGGDGSDGGDGGDGGDSGSVPDAVMVVGFPQSGIQLFRDFYSEFADSAPDLDIIVPDGLIDGDLPGEVDNDMNNVIGTAPSAGGPGADFFAESYQEEYDEEPGVFTSQAYDAMAVEILAATAAGENNGEAIRDRVRTVANPGGEEFGPSNLPEAVEAVAAGDPVHYVGASSSVNFDVNGDMATAAYDITDFQDGELVTLDTVEFGNELSEEDRNATAADPVGVDSFTARIGVLMPETGDLGPLGGPIRDGALLAATQVNDAGLNVDVETRVEDTQTDPQAGISGANALVNAGFGAVVGPASSNVNLQVSDQVFIPNGVVGISPSSTDPNVTDLDDNGYIFRTAPSDLLQGPAMADLAVGDVVGASTSGTLYLNDAYGQSLEESYVNAFEERDGTIDQRVSFEPNQATYTSQWSSVLNQ; translated from the coding sequence ATGACGCGAAGAATCCAGCGACGCGACGTACTCAGAGGTGCCGGCGCGGTCGGTATCGCGGGGATCGCCGGCTGCTCGACCGAGAGCGGCGACGGCGGCGACGGCTCCGACGGCGGCGACGGTATGGACGGCGGCGACGGCGGAGACGGTTCCGACGGCGGCGACGGCGGTGACGGCGGTGACTCCGGATCCGTTCCCGACGCCGTGATGGTCGTCGGGTTCCCGCAGTCGGGCATCCAGCTGTTCCGCGACTTCTACTCGGAGTTCGCCGACAGCGCGCCGGATCTCGACATCATCGTTCCCGACGGACTGATCGACGGCGACCTCCCCGGCGAGGTCGACAACGACATGAACAACGTCATCGGCACGGCACCGTCGGCCGGCGGTCCCGGGGCCGACTTCTTCGCCGAGTCGTATCAGGAGGAGTACGACGAGGAGCCGGGCGTGTTCACCTCGCAGGCGTACGACGCCATGGCGGTCGAGATCCTCGCGGCCACCGCCGCGGGCGAGAACAACGGCGAGGCGATCCGCGATCGGGTCCGCACCGTCGCCAACCCCGGCGGCGAGGAGTTCGGCCCGTCGAACCTCCCCGAGGCGGTCGAGGCGGTCGCCGCCGGCGACCCGGTCCACTACGTGGGCGCGTCCTCCAGCGTCAACTTCGACGTCAACGGCGACATGGCCACCGCCGCGTACGACATCACCGACTTCCAGGACGGCGAACTCGTCACCCTCGACACCGTCGAGTTCGGGAACGAGCTCTCCGAGGAGGACCGGAACGCAACGGCCGCGGACCCGGTCGGCGTCGACTCGTTCACGGCTCGCATCGGCGTACTGATGCCGGAGACCGGTGACCTCGGCCCGCTCGGCGGACCGATCCGCGACGGCGCGCTGCTGGCCGCCACGCAAGTCAACGACGCCGGCCTCAACGTCGACGTCGAGACCCGCGTCGAGGACACGCAGACGGACCCGCAGGCGGGCATCTCCGGCGCGAACGCCCTCGTCAACGCGGGCTTCGGCGCGGTCGTCGGCCCGGCCTCCTCGAACGTCAACCTTCAGGTGTCCGATCAGGTGTTCATCCCGAACGGCGTCGTCGGCATCTCGCCGTCCTCGACGGACCCGAACGTCACGGACTTGGACGACAACGGCTACATCTTCCGGACCGCCCCGTCCGACCTGCTTCAGGGGCCCGCGATGGCCGACCTGGCGGTCGGCGACGTCGTCGGCGCGTCGACCTCCGGCACGCTGTACCTCAACGACGCCTACGGCCAGTCGCTCGAAGAGTCGTACGTGAACGCCTTCGAGGAGCGCGACGGCACCATCGACCAGCGCGTCTCCTTCGAGCCGAATCAGGCCACGTACACCAGCCAGTGGTCGAGCGTGCTGAACCAGTAG